In Alnus glutinosa chromosome 7, dhAlnGlut1.1, whole genome shotgun sequence, the sequence ACAATATCTTGATCATTTTGTTGTAATGCTTTAGATAATTCATATGTAATCCTACAAACAATTTTCATCAAATGTAATTGAAAGCAAATTCAAAATTCTAGAGTAATTTAATTAGTATATTTGCTTATGCTCTCTATTCTTGATATAAACCATCTTCTACAATTCCTTACATCTCATTAATGGCAGAAGAAAATATGTAAATAAGACTAACAAATGCATCATAATGAGAACTCCAATGCATATTTTCAGGTCTCTTTAGATTCATTTCTTAATTTAAGCTACGACCAttagaaattttattatttcgtACTGCTTCTAACTAGGAtgtttgcaaaaaataaaaacagagagagaaaaggggagggggggggggggggggaagtaGTGAAGCAGAGACACTTTTTTGTCGGTTGTTAGGGAAAGAGGGTGCATGTTTTTCCAAGGATGGGCAACATGGCAACTCTTAAATATATACCTAGATAAAAATTTTCAGGCAGGCCAAAGATTGGTGAATTGTATTATTTGTACATacttttttgagaaatgcttgacatccctacactttttttttctttccaaaatttgATTCTAACTTGATGTCTCACAATCCTATGAAATTGTGGTACATTTCCTAAAATAGtagatctcatgggattgtgacacatcaaattagaaacaaattttagaaaaaagtgTTTAGATGTCAAGCAGTCCTCCACTTTTTTTTGTACACATCAAATGTAAGTTTGTAAACAAAGTGTACAaaaagtgtgtacaaatatcatttatatttatatgtatggCATGCTGGTTAGcccatgcactttttttttttgaaataaatataactaatctcattaaaaaatgtGAATCAGCCAGAGCCTAAACAGCTCTATAAAATCAAAGATGGAAACTCTGAAACAATAACAGGATGAATAAACTCAGGGATACAATCAATCCAGCTGCGACTTAGAACCTGTTGAACTCCTACTTGTGCCAAAGTGTGAGCAGCCCTATTTCCTTGCTGTTTAATATGACATGTTTTCTAAAACTGAAATCCCTATAAAATATCTCAAATATCTTCTATAATAAGCCCATACCCACTTCAGTTTATCCCTGAATGATTTTTAGCCTATACCACAAGTAAAGAATCTCTCTCCAAATAGATCGATGAAAACCCCTTGTCCCTACAAAACTCCACCATAAAAAAAGCTACAAGAGCTTCCCCAACAACTGGATCACTCACAATATTTACCGAATGACAGAAAACAGCTTTCACATTTCCATAATAATCCCAAACAGTGCCTCCAAAACCCACATTTCCATTTTTAATATCTAATGCCACGTCCCAATTTGCTTTCACCGAACCCTCAAATGGAGGACACCACTTTATAGCACTAGCCACATCAGGATGCTCTAGATCCCTCTCCATGTGAACTGGTTCTTGGGCTCTTCGATATTCAACTGTCATCCCTTTTGCCACGCATACCACGTTCTTTGGATGAGAAAACATTCCGCCATGCACAACATCATTTCGACGAAACTAGAGCCTACGAGCAATGTCAACAAAAAACTCGACTTCCTCAGGAACAAAATTGTCAAACATAAACTCCAAAACCTCCAAAAACGAATTACCTGTGTTTGAACACTTCTGGATTTTTTTACCACAATCCCCCCAAACGTCTAAGGCTGAAGGACATGACCAACGAATATGCATCACAGTTTCCCGTtcagaagaacaaaaaatacaagaaggGTCTAGATCAATACCTCTACACTTTAGGTTATCCCTTGTAGGAAGAATATCGTGGCACGCTCTCCATAaaaagtttttaagagaattagGTACTTCATTCCCCATATCCTATTCCAAATGAGATAAAGGTCAGATTGGTATGAACAATTACCATGAGTAGCTTCAACCCTTTCTTTCTCCATATGATAAGCACTTCAAACTAAAAAATCTCTCATAGTAGTCCCCCTCCATATGATAAGCACTTGTTATGTGCATGAAAGGcaattaaaaaatgatagaaatttcttacaaatttagTTGTTGAAAAATTCATCTAAGTCAATCTTTAAAAGTATCATGTTTTCCTTAATTACCATGTGAAATGTAAggcccaagaaaataaataagactttagtattaataaattatatttattagaTAATTAAGATGGAACTAAAAATAGATTTGaagtaattatatttaaataattggAATAAAAGGGGTTCAAGTTAAGGTGATGGAATTAggaaataaaatactaataatgAGTCCTATtatgttaaataattaattataataggtaaattgtagtttgatTAAATAAggggtcaaatattaattaacaaaagataaaatgatAGAATTAATATAAGGTGGGGTAATGCAATAATTCATAAAAGATGAGACctttgaataaaagaaaatcctaCACACTGCCACGTGTCTGGCTATGGTTGGCTTAGAGGGATATCTTATCCCTAACCTTATTCTTAGCaaaagaagacaagaaaaataaaggaaaaattacatttaagccccccaaactaccagctGTCTTTTAAGTAGCCCCTGAACTACCAACACTATTACTCTGGccccttaaactatcaaaaaatgctaaaaaagactcattttattgaaatattcttataatacccttacaacatgtcatttttcaattaaaaaataataaaaatataaaaatattttttttaaaaaaaaaaaaaaaaaactaaaactaaaactaatatatatatatatatatatatatatatatatatatatatatatatatatatgggggtggccattttggccaaggccagtttgggggtggctgaaccaccccattggccaaaatgggggtggccggccaccctttttatttatttatttattttacatattttcaatttttcttcttttttaaattgttttaattttttttaattgaaaaatgacatgtgacaaaggtattataggaatatttcgacaaaatatgtttttttttgttgacactttttGGTAGTTCAGGTGGCTATTTAAAAAACAGCTAATAACTTGGGGGCTTAAATGtagtttttccaaaaataaaagtgaGGGCAAAGCCCTTTATTTTGGTCACAACCCCCCGCCCCCTTTTCCATTTCTCACGCAGCCCAACtccccattttcttttctttctttcccttccCCTCTTCCCCTAGCAGTGCTAACACCCCTCTCCCCCTttctttctatctctctctcatctcccactcctttttctttttctcgtcACCGCAGACCACGGTAGCTCGAGAGAGACCCAACCGAGatgcagagatggagagagtGCGAAATGTAGAGATCAAGAGAGATAGAGGTTGcaaagattgagagagagagagagagagagagagctcgaGTTGCAATCTGAGAGAGAGAACagcccgagagagagagagagagagagagagagagagagagagagagagagacgacgcaacagaagaagaaaggagaaggagaagaaaaaaaaatggagagttCAGCCATGGGGAAAAAACCCACGAAAATCAGGTAATGATCTATAACGACCCACCCTCTACGACAaaatattgtttgcttttggctcccctgaACCAGACTTCTAGGTGGTCACTCATAttggtactactctcgtagaagcacgcttaactgcggagttctgataggtttatggcaatcacggctttaaaacgcgttgtgccAAGAAtgatgcgaatatacatataagcacatacctATTCTCATACTCaagcgatgtgagacgtcacaatcaccccttcTTTGGACCCAACGTCTCCGCtggcaaccctcttgggcttgtgcacactCCCCCCATCTCTAGccgggcaatggctctgataccatttgtaacgactaaCCCTCAACGACACAAtttgttcgcttttggctcccccaaaccaaacttctcaggaggtcacccatcctagtattACTCTCATAGAAGTGCGCTTAACTGTgaaattctgataggttcatgtccaccacggctttaaaacgcgttgtgtcaagaaaggtgcaaatatacatataagcacatactcattctcatacccaggcgatgtgggacgtcacaggaTCTGAGCTTCACCCTATGATTTCTTTATACCAGTTGAGATTTATGAGCTAAAATCTGGTTGGCTGTTGGAATTTGGTTAGCATCTAAGATTGGGTTTTTGTGAATGTGGTTagataattttttgttgttttggatttgtaaatttAGGGTTAATGTTAACCGAAATTGGAAAACTATGCATTGTGGATTTTCGTTGCAATTTTTATGGGATGGATTTATAGAGTTTTGGGGGTTATGCATTGTTGATGGTTGTCTGTGTTTGGccgggtgtgtgtgtgtgtgtgtgtgtgtgtgtgtgtgtgtgaatgatCGATGGCTATGGTTTGGTTGAAATTCTGGCTGATTTCTTGTGTTGCTAGTGTGGCCATTGTAATAGGAGTTGGGATTATTTCGGGTTTGCTATTCCAAACGGGTTGGTTTATTTGGTAGATTGAATTTTGAGGGGTATATTGTGGTTTGTTGAGATGGTGGATTTGTGATGTTAAATTGTTTAGTGTTGTTTAAGTATTGGCTTGTTGGTGTAGAGTTTGAAGTTAATGTATTTAGACCATTTTTGTATAAATGACAAATACGGTTAGGAGTTAAAGTTGGGGTTTTATTATGTTTGTAAGAACCGAATGGTATAAGTAGATTTAGTCTTGGTGCTAAATGAGGAAGACACTCGCACCCGGTTGCAGGAGTTCCACTCAAGTGAGGTGAAGCACACTCACAGAAGTGCTAACCAAGCAGCACACAACTTAGCCAAATTTGCCTTAAGGTTAATGTTAGATCAGGTTTGGGTCAGGGACACCCCTCCTTGTATCCTCTTTAATGTCCTTGCATGTTGAGCAAGGTTTTCATACTTGATCAATGAAAATTgctgatttttctaaaaaaaaaagaaaaaagaaaaaagaagaagaatgagaaacAGATAATGAAGTAAagggaataaataaaaataaagtgtaaTAAGTgaataaatagataaaaaagaattacaagAATCAATAAGTGAGTGAGTCAAATAAACATAGATAGCGATTTGGATATTGAAATATAAACATATCTAATATCGAAATATAATTCATAAGAGATATGGATTAATAACAAATCGATTCTAAGTATAATGCCTAGTTTAGAAGTCAATGTATATGTCTCAAGCGTTAGTAAATGAATATATTACAATATGTGATTGTAATATAATCTAataagagttattaaattaatatgttaaataagatTAAGGCCCTATAGTCTAATCACTTAGGTATTTatataacaaaagaataaaGTGTTGAATAGAATAGTTGAAGATGAAAGGGATTTATAGTTTAATCCAATTAGGTCCATAACCCATTAAATCATTTAGGTCCTATAGTCTAAACCACTTGgatggttagtaattaataaggataaataattaaatataacgGTTATGATAAGAATGTCGTATAATGGTAAATGATCCAAAATAACcataagtcaataaatataaattagtaaTATTATAGAAATACATAAATAGACTTAGAATCCATTTGGAGTAGTAATTAAATAAGTAATACATTTATTCATGTACAATAAAAGTAGTTAAGTGTGCTATTGAATTAGGCTTAGTTTAATAAacatagaatatatatataaggactCAAGATACTTTGTTAACTTAAATCGATAAAGTAATGAAATTAAGAATGCAAAGATTGAATTCATTAAGTATGTAATTAATAATCAAGTTAAAACAAAGTATAAGAATATAGTAACCTTAGGTGTCTTAAGGTAAATCGAATATCTAGAATAAGTCCTTCATTGTGGACATACAGAGAAGGGCAATGATGCTTGGTTAGTTTtaggaaagtgagaaatgctatatgaGAGCTCACGTGTAGCTATATGTGGGAAGTGGAGTTTAGGGTTCGATAGTCTAACCGAGTCTAAATATGCGATTAATTGCAGGCACGTGACACGAGATTGGAGCCTAAAACTAGTTGTGCAATGTATAGTACGAGGTGAGTAGATCAAGAATGAGTACTTGAGTCGCGAGTCCTATGCGGTCTACTAAAGGTGAATATTTAACTCACTGTGAAAAGATACTAAGTTTTGTGGTGTTAAATTAGATTGCAAgaatgttataaatatttaatttcaagcCTATATAATATTGTTGTGTTATGTGATTTGAGATTGCTTTTGATACTTCgaaatatgatttttatgatGATTTATGATCTTTAAAGTATGTTTTATGAAATAGAGAATTGAGATATGTTTTGTAACTTTTGAGAAGAGTTAATGATTTCATTGTATGTTTTATGAATTATAAATGTGAAATGTTGTTGAACGATGTATAAACATGAAAGCAAAAGTATGATAGTTTTATAGTATGAAGCATGAGCAtgaacaaaaaagagaaaaattcataaaaattaaagtaTCGGGACAAGTCCCCAACATTACACTAAGGGAGGGATAAGTCCCGGGGACAAGCCTTCAATGTTGTTAACTTAATGATGATGTTATGGAGGACAAGTCCTCAAAAGGAGTGAGTTGCAAGCTCTCACTACCTAGGGACAAGTCTCACATGATGATAAGTATGTATACGAAAGGATATTCTAGAAGTCGTCGGGACAAGTCCTAGAGTGATAAGAAAGAAGGAATGTGAAAGATTGATGTACAAGAAAGCATGCATggcatattttatttaatgatgtgatatattatgttttatttgaGATTTCATACTAGATGTATCGGTATgcttatgagtttgaatggaacagagcATGTATATACCATTATGACTGGTTTGCATATGaggatttaaatgatttattgcTTAGGTGTACATGTATGCTTGTACTCCCTGAAAGTCGTAGAGTGCATGTATGTGGGTATAACTGAGATATATGGTGTACAAACATGTATGGTATAGATGAGTTTATATACGTGTGCTTCCAAGCAGGAGACtgtaatatatacatatattcacaGCTAAGTAGTATGATTTCATGTATTTGTAAAATGCCAATGTTTACCTCATCAGCTACGAAACCTTTTAAAAGAGATGTATTTATTAACTATAAGGTAGCTGAtattgtaaacatatggtagaaagaaagaaaagtcgGTTTTATGTGAACACATGGTGGTTTATATACTCACTGAGACCGCGAACTCATTAATCAGCCTATGTGATCGTGGAAATTATATACTCACTGAGACCACGAACTCATTAATCAGCCTATGTTATCTTGGGGTTCCACGATCACATAGATATTGTTTTTGTTACAGGTATGTGCGTCGTGGGTCATAGATCGCGTGCGAGCTTAGAAGTCGTTGAAAAGATTCCTTCGAGTTCTTGTCTCGTGAGGCATTGACTTAATTAATCTAAGTCAATCTCTCGTTATGTAGTAGTGACTTATTCATTGTAATAGAATATTGAGATGTATTGATGTTGAGTAGTGATATAGAAGCTCTGGTTAGTTTATTCGATATATTTATTAGGTCAATTCATAGGCTAAGATTATTACAAGTATTTCCACTGCTATGTGTATCCTCTGATATGATGTACTCATGTTATGAGATGTTTAGAGTTGATGTTTGCTTCATAACTTGTAGTCATGCCACTACGATGATCCATTATATATATCGTCACATGAAAAACGcatgtttttattaatagtATACacttttcacatgctttttCAATACTATTATTGGATGGTCATTCTTGGATGTATTTAGATCCTCTCCGGTCCAAGTATTCGGTCCTTGTAGAAGTAAGGGGAATTACAAGGACTATATACTCTCCGGATCatttgaactggagaggatctgtTTCCGGTTAGGACAAGAGTTCAAGTCTTTGTCTTGAACAGGCTCTTGTGTATATTCTGTTGCTGGTCAAAGATCATCTTGAGCTTCCTCAATTCTTCTTCAATTAGAGACTGTAAATTTTGTTGAAGCTGGCCCACAGAAGTAAACAATAGTAAGGAAAGTGAGAAGACGGGATTTTTAAAGAGAAACGATATTTTTAAACGAAATTtttgaagagaaatgctatttgaaCCTCTAATTGTTGATGAAGGTGCCTCTCAAGTTCAAGTTGCAGTTGCAATGCATCCTTCATTTGCATGCTACTGCAAGACAAGTCGACAAGGAGATTCAAATAGAGTGAGAAGTAAATactattaatattaaaaaaaaaaaaaaaaaaaaaaaaatactagtttCTTTGATGGCAATATATCAAACTAATGATGGAGTATTATTAACGCTTAATTAGGAATTTTACATTTCCATGGGGAGCTGAGGTGTGCCATTTGCACTAGTTCTTCTCTCAGAGTTTTCTGCAATTGAGATGGATAGCTATGAAAGCTTAATCAGTAAGGGAACAAATTGTACATgacaaatttgagaaaatttaatgaaaaagaaaaataaaattaagagtaGCATATATAGTGCAAAACTGAACTAAAAATGTCGATATCAGCCAATTATAATCTCAAACAGAACAAGAAATAGTTAACCATGCATGTTATGTCATAATCCTCTAGGTTCATAGCATGCATGTTCATTATGCTTTTATGTTACTAACACGTAAAAACAGGagtaataaaaagataaaaaataaaaagtgtacGAAAGAAACTTTGTATTTATGTGTGatgcaaaaataattaatacaaactaatataacaaaattaaggaaaaatatatcaACATTTGATCTGTCGCATATATGGCAACAGATTCTGATATGAGCCAATAAGGTAAAGTAtccaaaatattctaacattcccaCCTCAAACTTAAGGTGGTAGTGTTGAAGTCAtctttgttggtttattttattggctacattctgccGACAAAAACACTGTCATATCAAGGACACCATAATTCCAGAAGACCGTAttgaagaatatttaattaagaaTAGAAAGGGCTTAACAAGGCATtgatcaagaaaggaaatggcTAAACAAGACAATGTATCTTCTAGAGAAGGAATTCTGAAGACTTTACAGCTCAGCAAAGTTAGTTTCCCTGCAAACCATCTGGACGGCAAGAAGCAGCGTCCGAACGACAGTCACAAAAAGTTAGAGTTCAATACCTGTCCAGACGACCCATCGGGCGTGAACCACCGGGAGCTCTTGGTCGCTACTTGTCCAAATGGCCCAGTGGACGCGAACCACCCAGAGCACCCGTTTGCAAGGATGTCCGAATGCAAAAGTGAACATTGCGGACGGAGAAGCTTTTGCCTGCAATCGTTCGGACGCCCTTCAGCAAAACATCGGGTTTTCtgttgcccgtccggacaccgccaagtataaatcaaaatttgagtagaattagaaTTTCTGAAACTTATTTAAATGGGCTTTTAGGCATTGTTTCTTCATGAATTCTGAATAGAATTCCAATGTGCTAAGAGAATAGAGTTTAGGCAGAAATTGTTTTATGAACTATTTCTCTTAGAGTTATTTGTGTTATAACTATTCAACCGTTTGAAGTCTAATTAGAGAGGAGCTCTAGTGAAAGGATCAATTAAAGAACTCTACAAACAGGTCTAGTAGAGAGGTGTTCAAGTATAGgtacttgttagagttcaaagtacgactactgcaaaggtattgtgagtacgactgtcttgtaactagccatttattttgttagttgatttcctgggtttggctgtcctggagtagtttttctatttggtgcaaagagtttcccACTTCGAAACCCAATATTTGTGTCTAtctctttattgctttacatatttggatGGATGCTTGGTTGCGGTTAATATTAGGagtctaattttattttctatcttgAGTTTAAAGATAAGATCACGGAGATGTCTTAGTGGGATGGGACTTGGTAAACAAATCAACAAGCTAATCAGAGGAAGCAATGGAGCACAACTATTGATTACcttgttgaagatgaagatgtatGAAGTGGCAGTCAACATAAATATATTTGGTACGTTCatgaaaaatatcattataAGGAATCGGTATGACACACATTGTCACTTTAAATAGGAGAACTAGATAGTAATCTTAGAAGCACCCACGACATGTAATAACCATCACAACCAAAAGCGTATGCAGGTGGTCTCAGCGAGAGCTAAATATATTTAGCCTCAGTATTGGATTGTAGGACAATAGATTGTACGTTTCTTATTGAGCCAAGAGATAAGTGAATTATCAAGTAAGAAGTAGTAATTAGTGGTATAATATATGTCCGTCTTTGGGATCATTAGAGTAGTCTACATTGGAATATGCTCGCAACTCCAAAAAAGGATTTTTAGCAAAAGTGAAGTCTATGCAATAGTGTTCCCTTGACTTGGTGTAAGATACGAATTGTTGTTGTATAACGAGTAGAGCATAGAGCAGTCATGAGCTTACTCACAAGATGAATGGCACATGAAATGTCGGGTCACATAACTGTATTAACGAGAATTTAGGCTCATAGGAAATTATGTCGTAAGTAGCATGTATTTATGAGAACTGATACAAAGATCGATGCAAAATGAAATAACACTTCAGAAACTTCCATGAAGACCTCACAATATTATTTTCTAAGGAAAATGAGAAGACATACCCTGTAAAGATTCTGGGATGTACCGTGCAGTTCGATATTTCTATAAGATAGATGTAAAAGACATgggaaagaacaaaaattcaGATATAGTCATGTTTGAAAGCATATCACAAACAAAGTTTCAAGCAGAAATTATACCTGCAAATGACTTTTCACTTGTAATATGGTCAAGAAATTCAAGTTCATCAGCTTCAATATTGCTTTTGGTGTTGCCTCTATGATTTTTGATTAATGAATGAACATGATAGTCAATAAATCATATATAGGTATTCTTTTTCTAAATTAGTAAAGCTAGCTGATATGAAATTGCTCACTCTCAGCACCACCGAGGTGATCCACAGTCTTGACGAACTGGTCATGAAGATCTTGAGTCCATCTGAATCGTTTTTTATTTGATGGAGCTCGCTTGGATGATGAACTGTCACAAACCTGTTTGGAAATAATTAACCAAGTAAATTTCCAGAAGAAagaatggaaaaggaaaaaaaaaaaaaaaattgttgcttCCTGAAGATAAAGAGTGAAGGAACATATAAAgatgacaaaaaaacaaatttaagaaTTAACTCCAAGGGTTTGCTCGAGTGGTAAGTCACTTGGTCTCGTGCATCATGAAGCATCAGGTCTAAGATTCGACCCCTTAtgagtgcaaacaattctttgaaGCTGTACACCTGTAGGCGAAAGCTCAAGCTTTAGCCCACCCGTATAAAGGTGGCACTTTACACGGTGCTCCAGAAATCTAGTCAGGGCTAAACCCCGAATACCACagtttctataaaaaaataaaaaataaaaaagaatggaAGGTAAGAGATTACATTAAGACCCTGATTTGCATCAGAAGGAACCGAAAGTTGCTTCCTGACCAAGGCATCATTCTCACCAAGCAATAACATGTTCTGGGAATGGGGAAAAGGGTTGCTCACATTGTTGCATGGAATTTTATTCGGCTTCTCTGAGGAAGAAATGCATTGATTGCTGTACAAGTGAGATTTCACTAGTGATTGCAAGGTGTCCCTGAAGTTGGAGCCAGCTTGGTCATGAGCTGAATCAATGGAAAAGTTACAGTGGGAAGATTGACAGAGTAAGATGTTTGAATCATGAGTGGGAAATTGTGAGCACAAAGCAGGAATATTGACAACTTGATGCTCATCATGCTGTTGAAGAAGATCCATGTAAGTTCCAGCAGCATGAAAGGCTGAGGCTGGGGATTCGAAAGGATCACTCACAGTGGGTCTGGATAATTTAGGAGGCTCAAAGACATGGTGTTCTGAAACTCCCATGTTCTTCAATGGCGGTTCAGTGCAATATAGTTGGGAATAATATTCATCCATGGTTTTGTCGAACTCCTGCTCGGAAATCAATCTTCTCATGTTCATTTAGATCGAGCTGACAAAACTGAAATCTATAATACCCTGCAGGGAATGGTAACCAGGAACACCCAAGAACTGcttctgactctctctctctctctctcttaaattctgaatcaaaatttcaataaaagaCAAGctgttttttctctttaactTTTCTCTGAAATTCTTGGTAGAGAATATATCATTGCTGAGCCAAAAAGCCACATGTGCTGGTTGTTCTCTCTTGTAAATGTCCGTGTATTTGGGTAAAGCCGGCCCGTTGGTATTTAATTTGATGaaattgctttaatttttatttttctaaaacaatAAGAGAAATGAGTACTACAATCGTTTGCAGTACTCACAAACGTAGTACAAAGT encodes:
- the LOC133873201 gene encoding uncharacterized protein LOC133873201, whose translation is MRRLISEQEFDKTMDEYYSQLYCTEPPLKNMGVSEHHVFEPPKLSRPTVSDPFESPASAFHAAGTYMDLLQQHDEHQVVNIPALCSQFPTHDSNILLCQSSHCNFSIDSAHDQAGSNFRDTLQSLVKSHLYSNQCISSSEKPNKIPCNNVSNPFPHSQNMLLLGENDALVRKQLSVPSDANQGLNVYSFKELFALIRGRILDLMLHDARDQVCDSSSSKRAPSNKKRFRWTQDLHDQFVKTVDHLGGAEKATPKAILKLMNLNFLTILQVKSHLQKYRTARYIPESLQENSERRTSANGTPQLPMEISMQMKDALQLQLELERHLHQQLELQQNLQSLIEEELRKLKMIFDQQQNIHKSLFKTKT